From the genome of Longispora fulva:
CGCCCTACACCGCGCTGGTGCGGCAGGCGCTGCCCCGGATCGGGAAGATCGTCAGCATCCAGCACCTCGAACCGGTCGGCTTCTGGCACCAGGCGCACTCCTTCGTCCGGGGCAACTGGCGCAACACAGCCGAGTCGACGTTCATGCTGCTGGCGAAGTCCTGCCACGACATCGACTGGCTGCAGTACGTCGTCGGCGCGCCGATCAGCCGGGTCTCCAGCTTCGGCGGCCTCGCGCACTTCACCCGGGACAACCAGCCCGCCGGCGCGGCCGACCGGTGCACGGACTGCGCGCTCACCGACTGCTCGTACGACGCCCGGAAGATCTACAACCGGTTCTTCGACGAGGGCCGGCGCGGCTGGCCACTGACCATCCTCACCCCCGACCCGACGGCTGAGACCCTCGACGAGGCGCTGCGCGACGGCCCCTACGGCCGGTGCGTCTACGCCTGCGACAACGACGTCGTCGACCACCAGGTCGTCGCATTGGAGTTCGAGGGCGGCGCGAGCGGCGCGTTCACGATGACGGCGTTCAACGAGCAGGCCCACAGAAAGACCCGCATCTTCGGTACGCACGGCGAACTCGACGGCGACGGCGAGTCCGTCCGGGTCTTCGAGTTCGCCACCCGCACCTGGGAGAACGTCGAGGCGGAGTCCACGGGGGACGCCAGCGCCTCCGGCGGGCACGGCGGCGGCGACGACGGCATCATGGCCGCCTTCACGGCCGCCGTCCGCACCGGCGACCCCGAACACATCCGCAGCGGCGGCGAGGCCTCACTGAACTCGCACCTCGCGGTCTTCGCCGCCGAGCGGGCCCGTCTGCGGGGGACGGTCGAGACGGTCCGATAGCCGTCCTTCGCATCGATGGGCGTGGCGGGCAAATGGTAATGTGCCGCCCATGGCGCAGGTCGAGTTCAGTCCGGACGAGCTCGACGGGTTCGCCGCCGTGCTCGACGGGTTGGACGCCAGCCTCGACGCCCTCAGCCGGTATGCCGACGTGACCTGCCGCGCCGTCGACGACATGGGTGACCTGCGCGAGCCCCTCGACGGGCTCGCGCAGGCACACGCCCAGGTGTTGCGGGACAGCCAGTCCGGGCTGGGGCGCACGGCGCACCTGCTGGGCCAGGCGGCCCGGGAGTACCGGGCGCGGGATGTGGACGCGGCGACCAGCCTGGACAGGCTGCGGGGCAGCTCGTCCGCCCCGGGCTACGCCGCCACGGGCGGCACCGGCCCGGGTGGCGCGGACGTTCCTCCGCTCCCGATCCCCGAGTTCCACCGCCACGAGCGCCTCGCCGGCACCGAGGAACGCCTCGCCGAATACACCGACCTGTGGCACCGGCTGACCACCGACAACCTCCGCGCCCTCGTCACCGGCCCGCTCACCGGCCGGGTCGAGCGGCTCAGCTGGCTCGCCGCCGCGTACGCGACCCTCGGCACCGGCACGGCCGCCGTCCTCGACGAGATCGGTGCCGGCATCCCCACCTGGCG
Proteins encoded in this window:
- a CDS encoding Gfo/Idh/MocA family protein — translated: MSQITIAIVGAGSRGGSYADWVARHPEHARVVAVAEPRVEYRDKLVTAHEAEAFTDWREIIARGERIADAVAICTQDADHLEPALAFAAAGYHILLEKPLAPTEDECRRIVAACAEAKVMLAVCHVLRYTPYTALVRQALPRIGKIVSIQHLEPVGFWHQAHSFVRGNWRNTAESTFMLLAKSCHDIDWLQYVVGAPISRVSSFGGLAHFTRDNQPAGAADRCTDCALTDCSYDARKIYNRFFDEGRRGWPLTILTPDPTAETLDEALRDGPYGRCVYACDNDVVDHQVVALEFEGGASGAFTMTAFNEQAHRKTRIFGTHGELDGDGESVRVFEFATRTWENVEAESTGDASASGGHGGGDDGIMAAFTAAVRTGDPEHIRSGGEASLNSHLAVFAAERARLRGTVETVR